One genomic window of Oryctolagus cuniculus chromosome 11, mOryCun1.1, whole genome shotgun sequence includes the following:
- the TCF20 gene encoding transcription factor 20 isoform X3, with product MQSFREQSSYHGNQQSYPQEVHGSSRIEEFSPRQAQMFQNFGGAGGGGSGSGSGGGRRGTAAAAAAMASDTSGHQGYQGFRKEAGDFYYMAGNKDPVATGTPQPPQRRPSGPVQSYGPPQGSSFGNQYGSEGHVGQFPAQHSALGSVSHYQQDYTGPFSPGSAQYQQQASSQQQQQQQQQQQQVQQLRQQLYQSHQPLPQATAQPASSSSHLQPMQRPSTLPSSAAGYQLRVGQFGQHYQSSVSSSSSSSFPSPQRFSQSGQSYDGSYSVNAGSQYEGHNVGSNAQAYGTQSNYSYQPQSMKNFEQAKIPQGTQQGQQQQQQQQQQHPAQHVMQYTNAATKLPLQSQVGQYNQPEVPVRSPMQFHQNFSPISNPSPAASVVQSPSCSSTPSPLMQSGENLQCGQGSVPMGSRNRILQLMPQLSPTPSMMPSPNSHAAGLKGFGLEGAPEKRLTDPGLSSLSALSTQVANLPNTVQHMLLSDALTPQKKTSKRPSSSSKKADSCTNSEGSSQPEEQLKSPLAESLDGGCSSSSEDQGERVRQLSGQSTSSDTTYKGGASEKAGSSPAQGAQNEAPRLSASPVAREEATSPSVKDTALSSEGNPKVNEKTVGVIVSRETMASRVEKPGGQDKGSQEDDPAATQRPPSNGAAKESSLAPLPQPEPPGGGSKGSKNGDSNSSHNGEGNGQAGHTAAGPAFTGRTEPSKSPGSLRYSYKDSFGSAMSRNVSSFPQYPTGQEKGDFTGHGERKGRNEKFPSLLQEVLQGYHHHPDRRYSRSAQEHQGMAAGLEGTSRPNVLVSQTNELASRGLLNKSIGSLLENPHWGPWERKAGSTAPELKQINLADYPIPRKFELEPPSSAHEPGGSLSERRSVICDISPLRQIVRDPGAHSLAHMGADTRIGRNERLNPNLSQSVILPGGLVSMEAKLKSQSGQIKEEDFEQSKSQASFNNKKSGDHCHPSSIKHESYRGNASPGAAAHDSLSDYGPQDSRPTPVRRVPSRVGGRESMRGRSPSQYHDFAEKLKMSPGRSRGPGGDPHHMNPHMAFSERANRSSLHAPFSPNSESLASAYHANTRAHAYGDPTGLNSQLHYKRQMYQQQQEEYKDWSSSSAQGVIAAAQHRQEGPRKSPRQQQFLDRVRSPLKNDKDGMMYGPPVGTYHDSSTQEAGRCLMPGDGLPNKGMELKHGSQKLQQESCWDLSRQTSPAKSSGPPGMSNQKRYGPPHETDGHGLAESAQSSKPGNVMLRLPGQEDHSSQNPLIMRRRVRSFISPIPSKRQSQEVKNSNTDDKGRLLHPPKEGADKAFNSYAHLSHSQDIKSIPKRESAKDLPSPDNRNCPAVTLTSPAKTKILPPRKGRGLKLEAIVQKITSPNIRRSASSNSAEAGGDTVTLDDILSLKSGPPEGGSAAIQDAETEKRKGEVVSDLVSPARQELSVEKPLSRSSEDWRGSGDDKVKTETRPETVAAGKEPPGAMASVTSQKPGNQGRPDGPLGGTAPLIFTDSKNVPPVGILAPETNPKAEEKENDTVTISPKQESFPPKGYFPSGKKKGRPIGSVNKQKKQQQPPPPPPQPPQIPEGSADGEPKPKKQRQRRERRKPGAQPRKRKTKQAVPIVEPQEPEIKLKYATQPLDKTDAKNKSFFPYIHVVNKCELGAVCTIINAEEEEQTKLVRGRKGQRSLTPPPSSTESKVLPASSFVLQGPVVTESSVMGHLVCCLCGKWASYRNMGDLFGPFYPQEYAATLPKNPPPKRAAEMQSKVKVRHKSASNGSKTDTEEEEEQQQQKEQRSLAAHPRFKRRHRSEDCGGGPRALSRGLPCKKAAAEGSSEKTALDSKPPVPATSEGGPEPELQIPELPLDSNEFWVHEGCILWANGIYLVCGRLYGLQEALEIAREMKCSHCQEAGATLGCYNKGCSFRYHYPCAVDADCLLHEENFSVRCPKHKVRLWR from the coding sequence ATGCAGTCCTTCCGGGAGCAAAGCAGTTACCACGGAAACCAGCAGAGCTACCCGCAGGAGGTACACGGCTCATCCCGGATAGAAGAGTTCAGCCCTCGCCAGGCCCAGATGTTCCAGAATTTTGGAGGTGCAGGTggtggcggcagcggcagcggcagtgGTGGTGGCCGTCGAGggacagcagcagctgctgcagcaaTGGCTAGTGACACCTCTGGCCACCAAGGCTACCAGGGGTTTAGGAAAGAGGCTGGAGATTTTTACTACATGGCAGGCAACAAAGACCCCGTGGCAACAGGAACCCCACAGCCTCCTCAACGAAGGCCTTCTGGGCCTGTGCAGAGCTACGGCCCCCCCCAGGGGAGCAGCTTTGGCAATCAGTACGGGAGTGAGGGCCACGTGGGCCAGTTTCCAGCCCAGCACTCTGCCCTCGGTAGTGTGTCCCACTATCAGCAGGATTACACGGGGCCCTTTTCCCCAGGGAGTGCTCAGTATCAGCAGCAGGCCTctagccagcagcagcagcagcagcagcagcagcagcagcaagtaCAGCAGttgaggcagcagctttaccagtcCCATCAGCCTCTGCCACAGGCCACTGCTCAGCCGGCGTCCAGCTCGTCCCATCTCCAGCCCATGCAGCGGCCTTCCACTCTGCCATCCTCTGCGGCTGGTTACCAGTTAAGAGTGGGTCAGTTTGGCCAACACTACCAgtcctctgtttcttcctcctcctcctcctccttcccttccccacagCGCTTCAGTCAGTCTGGACAGAGCTATGATGGCAGTTACAGCGTGAATGCTGGGTCCCAGTATGAAGGCCATAATGTGGGGTCTAATGCACAGGCTTATGGAACACAATCAAATTACAGCTATCAGCCTCAATCCATGAAAAATTTCGAACAGGCAAAGATTCCACAAGGGacccagcaggggcagcagcagcagcagcagcagcagcagcagcaccccgCTCAGCACGTGATGCAGTACACCAACGCTGCCACCAAGCTGCCCCTACAGAGCCAGGTGGGGCAGTATAACCAGCCCGAGGTTCCTGTGAGGTCCCCCATGCAGTTCCACCAGAACTTCAGCCCCATTTCTAACCCTTCTCCGGCTGCCTCGGTGGTCCAGTCTCCAAGCTGCAGCTCTACTCCATCTCCTCTCATGCAGAGTGGAGAGAATCTCCAGTGCGGGCAAGGCAGTGTGCCCATGGGTTCCAGAAACAGAATTTTACAGTTAATGCCTCAGCTCAGTCCAACCCCATCCATGATGCCCAGTCCTAATTCTCATGCTGCAGGCCTCAAAGGGTTTGGACTGGAAGGGGCGCCAGAGAAACGACTGACAGATCCTGGGTTGAGTAGTCTGAGTGCCCTGAGTACTCAAGTGGCCAATCTTCCTAACACTGTCCAGCACATGTTACTCTCAGATGCCCTGACACCTCAGAAGAAGACTTCCAAGAGGCCCTCCTCATCTTCTAAGAAAGCGGACAGTTGCACAAACTCTGAGGGCTCCTCACAGCCTGAAGAACAGCTGAAGTCCCCTCTGGCAGAGTCCTTGGACGGCGGCTGCTCCAGCAGCTCAGAGGATCAAGGGGAGAGAGTGAGGCAGCTGAGTGGCCAGAGCACCAGTTCTGACACCACCTACAAGGGGGGGGCCTCGGAGAAAGCTGGCTCCTCACCCGCACAAGGTGCTCAGAACGAAGCCCCCAGACTCAGTGCCAGTCCTGTAGCCAGAGAAGAAGCCACCTCGCCAAGTGTCAAGGACACAGCCTTGTCCTCTGAGGGGAACCCAAAAGTCAATGAAAAGACGGTTGGGGTAATTGTCTCCCGGGAAACCATGGCAAGTAGGGTAGAAAAGCCTGGTGGACAAGATAAAGGCTCCCAGGAGGATGATCCTGCAGCCACTCAGAGGCCCCCCAGCAACGGTGCGGCCAAGGAAAGCAGTCTTGCCCCACTTCCTCAGCCGGAGCCTCCAGGAGGAGGGAGCAAAGGAAGCAAAAACGGAGATAGCAACTCCAGCCACAATGGAGAGGGCAATGGCCAGGCTGGCCACACTGCAGCGGGGCCTGCGTTCACAGGCAGGACCGAGCCTAGCAAATCCCCCGGAAGCCTGCGCTACAGTTACAAAGACAGTTTTGGGTCTGCTATGTCGCGAAATGTCAGCAGCTTCCCTCAGTATCCTACAGGGCAAGAAAAGGGAGATTTCACTGGCCATGGGGAACGAAAGGGTAGAAACGAGAAgttccccagcctcctgcaggaAGTGCTCCAAGGTTACCACCACCACCCGGACAGGAGATACTCCAGGAGTGCTCAAGAGCACCAGGGGATGGCTGCCGGGCTAGAAGGAACCTCAAGGCCCAATGTCTTAGTCAGTCAAACCAATGAATTAGCCAGCAGGGGCCTACTGAACAAAAGCATTGGATCCCTGTTAGAAAACCCTCACTGGGGCCCCTGGGAGAGGAAAGCTGGCAGCACAGCTCCTGAACTGAAGCAGATCAATTTGGCTGACTATCCAATTCCCAGAAAGTTTGAACTAGAGCCTCCATCATCAGCCCATGAGCCCGGAGGCTCCCTCTCTGAAAGAAGATCCGTGATCTGTGACATTTCTCCACTGAGACAGATTGTCAGGGACCCAGGGGCCCACTCCCTGGCGCACATGGGTGCTGACACCAGAATTGGGAGGAATGAACGTCTGAACCCAAACTTAAGTCAGTCCGTCATTCTTCCAGGTGGGTTGGTATCCATGGAAGCAAAGCTGAAATCCCAGAGCGGGCAGATCAAAGAGGAAGACTTTGAACAATCCAAATCCCAAGCTAGTTTCAACAACAAGAAGTCTGGAGACCACTGCCATCCTAGCAGCATCAAGCACGAGTCTTACCGTGGTAATGCCAGTCCAGGGGCAGCAGCCCACGATTCCCTCTCAGACTACGGTCCCCAGGACAGCAGACCCACGCCAGTGCGTCGGGTCCCCAGCAGGGTTGGTGGCCGGGAAAGTATGAGGGGTCGGTCTCCTTCTCAGTATCATGACTTTGCAGAAAAGTTGAAGATGTCTCCTGGGCggagcagaggcccagggggAGACCCTCATCACATGAACCCACACATGGCTTTCTCAGAGAGGGCCAACAGGAGTTCTCTACATGCTCCCTTTTCTCCCAATTCAGAAAGCCTGGCCTCTGCTTATCATGCAAACACTCGGGCTCACGCCTATGGGGACCCCACAGGTCTGAATTCTCAGCTCCATTACAAGAGGCAGATGTACCAACAGCAACAAGAGGAGTACAAGGACTGGAGCAGCAGCTCTGCTCAGGGCGTGATCgctgcagcacagcaccggcAGGAGGGGCCCCGGAAGAGCCCACGGCAGCAGCAGTTTCTTGACAGAGTACGGAGCCCTCTGAAAAATGACAAGGATGGTATGATGTATGGCCCGCCGGTAGGGACTTACCATGACTCCAGCACTCAGGAGGCCGGGCGCTGTCTCATGCCTGGTGATGGTCTGCCCAACAAAGGCATGGAACTGAAGCATGGCTCCCAGAAGTTGCAGCAAGAATCTTGTTGGGATCTTTCTCGGCAAACCTCTCCAGCCAAAAGCAGCGGTCCTCCAGGGATGTCCAATCAGAAAAGGTATGGGCCGCCCCATGAGACTGACGGACATGGACTAGCTGAGTCTGCACAGTCATCCAAACCTGGTAATGTCATGCTGAGGCTTCCAGGTCAAGAGGACCACTCTTCTCAAAACCCCTTAATTATGAGGAGGCGTGTCCGTTCCTTcatctctcccattcccagtaaGAGGCAGTCACAGGAGGTAAAGAACAGCAACACTGATGATAAAGGACGCCTCCTTCACCCACCGAAAGAAGGCGCTGATAAAGCATTCAATTCCTATGCCCATCTTTCTCACAGTCAGGACATCAAGTCTATCCCTAAGAGAGAGTCTGCCAAGGACCTTCCAAGTCCAGATAACAGAAATTGCCCTGCTGTTACCCTCACCAGCCCTGCTAAGACCAAAATACTGCCCCCGCGGAAAGGACGGGGACTGAAATTGGAAGCTATAGTTCAGAAGATCACATCCCCAAACATCAGGAGGAGTGCCTCCTCGAACAGcgcagaggctgggggagacaCGGTGACGCTCGACGACATCCTGTCTCTGAAGAGTGGGCCTCCCGAGGGCGGCAGCGCAGCCATTCAAGACGCTGAGACGGAGAAGAGAAAAGGCGAGGTGGTGTCTGACCTGGTGAGCCCAGCACGCCAGGAGCTGAGTGTGGAGAAGCCTCTCTCACGGTCTTCAGAAGACTGGCGTGGCAGTGGGGACGACAAAGTGAAGACAGAGACACGTCCAGAGACAGTTGCTGCTGGAAAGGAACCCCCTGGTGCCATGGCCTCTGTGACCTCACAGAAGCCTGGTAACCAAGGGAGACCAGATGGTCCGCTGGGTGGGACTGCACCTTTAATCTTCACTGACTCAAAGAATGTACCCCCAGTGGGCATATTGGCCCCCGAGACAAACCCCAAGgctgaagagaaagagaatgatacAGTGACGATTTCGCCTAAACAGGAGAGTTTCCCTCCAAAGGGATATTTCCCATCCGGAAAGAAGAAGGGGAGACCCATTGGGAGCGTGAATAAGCAGAAGAAACAGCAGcagcccccgcctcccccacctCAGCCCCCGCAGATACCAGAAGGTTCTGCAGATGGAGAACCAAAGCCAAAAAAGCAGAGGCAgcggagggagagaaggaagcctGGGGCCCAGCCAAGGAAGCGGAAAACCAAACAAGCAGTTCCCATCGTAGAACCTCAAGAACCTGAGATCAAACTGAAGTACGCCACCCAGCCGCTGGATAAAACTGACGCCAAGAACAAGTCTTTCTTCCCTTACATCCATGTAGTGAATAAGTGTGAACTCGGAGCTGTGTGTACAATCATCAATGCTGAAGAAGAAGAACAGACCAAATTGGTGAGGGGTCGCAAGGGCCAGAGGTCActgacccctccccccagcagcacTGAAAGCAAGGTGCTCCCAGCTTCGTCCTTTGTGCTGCAGGGCCCTGTGGTGACAGAGTCGTCTGTTATGGGACACCTGGTTTGCTGTCTTTGTGGCAAGTGGGCCAGTTACCGGAACATGGGCGACCTCTTTGGGCCCTTTTATCCGCAAGAGTACGCAGCCACTCTCCCGAAGAATCCGCCCCCTAAGAGGGCCGCGGAAATGCAGAGCAAAGTCAAGGTACGGCACAAAAGCGCTTCGAATGGCTCCAAGACGgacactgaggaggaggaggagcagcaacAGCAGAAGGAGCAGAGGAGCCTGGCTGCGCACCCCAGGTTTAAGCGGCGCCACCGCTCGGAAGACTGTGGCGGAGGCCCTCGGGCCCTGTCCAGGGGGCTTCCTTGTAAAAAAGCCGCTGCGGAGGGCAGCAGCGAGAAGACTGCTTTGGACTCAAAGCCCCCCGTGCCCGCCACCTCAGAAGGGGGCCCTGAGCCGGAGCTACAGATCCCTGAACTACCTCTTGACAGCAATGAATTTTGGGTCCATGAGGGTTGTATTCTCTGGGCAAATGGTATCTACCTGGTCTGCGGCAGGCTCTACGGCCTGCAAGAAGCGCTGGAAATAGCCAGAGAGATG